TCAGCGGCGTGACGGGTACGCACCAGCGCCTCGGCTGACGCGATAAGGGTCTTCGTGGGTATGCACCCCCAGTTCAGGCAGGTGCCGCCCACTTCAGCCCCTTCGACGACCGTCACCTCAGCGCCCTTCTGGGCCGCTCGGATCGCGGCCACATAACCGCCGGGTCCCGCGCCGATGATCGTGAGTTTTATTGTCATGATATGCTCCTGACTTGTTCGGTCATCCCCGAACGCCTCCATCGGGGATATGGTTTTACTGATTGAAAAAAACCGGATTCCCCCCGGCTTAAAAATATACCGGGGCAGGCTTATAAAACTTCGGGAATGACGTTCTTTGGGACCCCTGCGTATGCGCTCACGATTGTACCTCTGTGTCCTCTGTGCTTAATCTTTTTGTTTTCATGTTTTGCAGAGTAAAAAAAGGGAGAGTAAATACTCTCCCTTTCGGTCAATGTGTATTAAGTTAATGCCGCATTCCTTTTTCCCTACTTCGCCTCTTCTTCCTTCAGGAACTTCTCGTACTCCGACTTGGTCATCAGGTCGTTCAACTCCGAGGGATCGCTCATCTCGAGCACGACGAGCCAACCGTTGCCGTAGGGATCTTCATTGATGATCTCCGGCGAGTCGGCAAGGTCCTCGTTCACCTCCGCGACCGTGCCCGATACCGGGCTGACCACGGGTGAGGTGGCCTTGGTGGACTCGACCTCGGACAGTTCCGAGTCTGCATCGATCTCGGTTTCAACCTCGGGCAGATCGATATACACGATATCGCCCATCTGCTGTTGAGCGTAGTCGGTGATACCGATAGTAGCACGCTTGCCTTCTGCTCGCACCCAGGCATGTTCCCTATGGTATTTGATATCCTCAGGATTCATGTATACCTCCAAAAAATGATCGTGTCGAAATTGAGCAGAATGACGAATGAGTCTGTTTTTAACCTAAGCGCGGAATTTTGTCAAGCAGAAAAAGGAAGTGTCTCCGGTCTGTTTTTCTGCGCGAAAAAAAAGGGAATGCACGTTACGCATCCCCTTTTCCAGTATGGGTTGAGGTCCTGTTAAACCGTGACCGGCTCTTGTGCCTGCGCGGGCTTCTTCACCGCACCCGAGGAAGGCGCTTCAATCATCGTAATGGCCTTCTTGGGGCAACGGGACTCGCACATCCGGCAACCGATGCATTTCTCCTGATTGACGACATGCACCGAACGGATGTCTCCGGAGATGGCGCTGACCGGGCAGACCTTTTCACACACATCGATGCCCGCGCACTTTGATGGATCGATGAATGCCTTGGGGCGTACCGGAATGTAATCGCGGATCGCGTTCGTCGGACATTTCCTGATACAGAGGCCGCAGACGACGCATTTGCCATGGTCGATCCGCGCCACGTTGTTGTCGATCTTGATGGCGTCAACCGGGCAGGTCCTGACGCAGATCCCGCAGGCAATGCACCCGACCTGGCACTTCTTCTTGGTGTCCGCGCCCTTGTCCCTGCTGTGACAGCTGATCACCACCGCTTTGGACTCCACCGCAAGTTCGATCACCTGTTTCGGACAGGCGGCAACGCACTTGCCGCAGGCGGTGCACTTCTCCTTGCTGATGATCGGCAGGTTGTCGGCGCTCATCGTGATGGCCTCGAAGGGGCAGGCGCGCATGCAGGTGGCATATCCCAGGCATCCGTACTCGCAGGATTTGTCGCCGCCTGCCGCGAGCACCGCCGCCGTGCAGTCCATTACGCCGGTGTAGATGAATTTCCGCTGGCTCAGGGAATTGCCGCCCTGGCAGAAGACCCGTGCGATCTTGGGGTCAACCTTTTCAGCCTTCTTACCGGTGATCTCCGCGATCTTTTCGGCAACCGCCGATTTACCGGGGGCGCACATGTTCACGGCAACATCGGGGTTCCCCACCACGGCCTCGGCATATCCCATGCAGCCGGCGAATCCGCAGGCGCCGCAGTTGGCGCCCGGCAGAACATCGCGCACCTTCTCCACCTTGGGATCGGTTTTCACGACAAATCGAGCGGCAACGATCGCCAGCGCAATGCCAAAGACGACGCCGAGCGCGGCAAGGACCACGAGTCCGTACACCACATTATCCCACGGCACTTTTTCGAGTGTCTCCACAGACCCGCCCACACCAATCTGGGGGAGCAGATTGTTGAAGAAAACCCCTACGATATGGGTGAGGACTTGCGTAAAAATATGCGTCAGTTGTTCATACATGGTTTTTTACCTTCTTCATTCATGGTTAAAGCGTGATCATGCCCGAGAAACCTAAAAAAGCGAGGGCGATGAGCCCGGTGAGAACGAACGAAATAGGCAGTCCCTGAAAGGATCTGGGCACGTCTGCAAGCTCAAGCTTTTCCCGGATGCTCGCCATGATGATGAGCGCGAGGCTGAATCCGAGACCCGAACCCAGGGCAAGGGACATGCTCTCGAACAGACCGTAATGTTCCTCCGCGTTGATAAGCGGCACGGCCAGAATGATGCAGTTCGTCACGATCAGCGCGAGGTAAATTCCCAGCTTATAGTACAGCGCCGGAGTGACTTTCTTCATGATCGTGTCCGCGGCCTGGACGAACGCGGCAACCACGCCGATGAAAATAACGATCTTCAGGAATCCCAGGTGAAAGGGGATCATGACATACTCGTAGATCACCCAGTTCAGGGCCGCCCCGATCAGCATCACGGCGGTAAAGGTGAAGCTCATGCCCACGGCGGTCTCCATCTTCTTGGTCACGCCGAAGAAGATGCAGAGGCCGAGGTAACGGGAGAAGACAAAATTATTGATGAGCGCTGATGCGATGAATATGGTTACTACGTGTTCCCAATTTATATGCATGATCCCCTCCGGGTGGAACGACTTCAGATTTTGGATTGCGTATTTGGAATTTTAATTCCGCATTCCGCACTCCGCATCCCGCAATTCTTAATGGTGCGCCCCGCCTCCACCGCCGCTGCCGCCGAAGAATTTCCGGTCTATCCAGTTCAACCAGCCCATCATGAGACCCATGGCAAAA
This genomic window from Nitrospirota bacterium contains:
- a CDS encoding electron transport complex subunit RsxA — its product is MHINWEHVVTIFIASALINNFVFSRYLGLCIFFGVTKKMETAVGMSFTFTAVMLIGAALNWVIYEYVMIPFHLGFLKIVIFIGVVAAFVQAADTIMKKVTPALYYKLGIYLALIVTNCIILAVPLINAEEHYGLFESMSLALGSGLGFSLALIIMASIREKLELADVPRSFQGLPISFVLTGLIALAFLGFSGMITL
- the gcvH gene encoding glycine cleavage system protein GcvH, translating into MNPEDIKYHREHAWVRAEGKRATIGITDYAQQQMGDIVYIDLPEVETEIDADSELSEVESTKATSPVVSPVSGTVAEVNEDLADSPEIINEDPYGNGWLVVLEMSDPSELNDLMTKSEYEKFLKEEEAK
- a CDS encoding Fe-S cluster domain-containing protein, with the protein product MYEQLTHIFTQVLTHIVGVFFNNLLPQIGVGGSVETLEKVPWDNVVYGLVVLAALGVVFGIALAIVAARFVVKTDPKVEKVRDVLPGANCGACGFAGCMGYAEAVVGNPDVAVNMCAPGKSAVAEKIAEITGKKAEKVDPKIARVFCQGGNSLSQRKFIYTGVMDCTAAVLAAGGDKSCEYGCLGYATCMRACPFEAITMSADNLPIISKEKCTACGKCVAACPKQVIELAVESKAVVISCHSRDKGADTKKKCQVGCIACGICVRTCPVDAIKIDNNVARIDHGKCVVCGLCIRKCPTNAIRDYIPVRPKAFIDPSKCAGIDVCEKVCPVSAISGDIRSVHVVNQEKCIGCRMCESRCPKKAITMIEAPSSGAVKKPAQAQEPVTV